One genomic window of Methanosarcina acetivorans C2A includes the following:
- a CDS encoding DUF433 domain-containing protein — protein MYKKSIVEIYELEKTYVIDPAVLTGKHIIKGTRLAVEFIIDLLAHED, from the coding sequence GTGTATAAAAAAAGCATTGTAGAGATCTATGAACTGGAGAAAACATATGTTATCGACCCCGCAGTCCTTACAGGCAAGCATATTATCAAAGGTACACGCCTTGCAGTAGAGTTTATTATCGACCTGCTAGCTCATGAGGACTGA